Part of the Candidatus Methylomirabilota bacterium genome, CGAGTACTCCGGCATGAAGTTCGCACTGATCCAGCTCGGCGAGTACGCGCACGCCATCGGCACCTCGTTCCTGGGGGCGCTCCTCTTCCTCGGCGCGTGGTCGGGGCCGGGGCCGGCGTGGCTGGGGCCGCTCTGGTTCCTCTTGAAGGCGATGGCGGTCTTCCTCCTCCTCACCTGGGTGCGCTGGAGCTTCGTACGAATCCGGGTGGACCAGATCCTCGCGATCTCCTGGAAGCTCATGCTGCCGGCCAGCCTGCTCCTGCTGATGGCCACGGCGGCGTGGGTGAGCTGGCGGAGCGCCGGTGGCGCCTGAGGCGAAGCCTCGGGGCTTCGCGCGCGAGGTGGCCGACCTCGTGGGGGCGGTGGGCCGGGCGATGAAGGTCACCCTGATCAACCTCTTCCGCAAGCCGGTGACCGTGCACTACCCGGACGTCGAGCGCGAGTACCCCGACCGCTTCCGCGGCGTGCTCGCCCTCACCTACGACAAGGAGACGGGCGAGGAGAATTGCATCGGCTGCCGACTGTGCGAGTACATCTGCCCGCCTCAGGTCATCAAGGTGGAGATGCTCAAGGCGGAGAAGCGCAACTACGCCAAGACCTTCACCCTCGAGCTCTACGCCTGCGAGTTCTGCGAGCTGTGCGTGCAGGTGTGCCCGACCGACGCCATCATCATGATGAAGTCGTTCGACGTGGCCACCGCGGACCGTCGCGAGCTGCTCTTCGACAAGGACCGCCTCCATGCCGTTGGTCTACAGTTCCCAGCTTCCTGGGCCACCGGCAACCTGCTGCGCAACATGCAGTCGCCCCCGAAGGCGGCCAAGGCCGAGCACGGCAAGGCCGCCGGAGGGACCGAGTGACCCTGGAACCGATAGCCTTCGCGGCCCTCGCCGTCCTCCTCATCGGCTCGGCGGTGGCCGTGGTCCTCACGAAGAATCTCTTCCACTCGGTGCTATGGCTGGCCCTCACCCTCACCGGCACCGCCGGCGTCTTCCTGTCCCTCGACGCGGAGTTCCTCGCCGCCGTCCAGCTGCTCCTCTACGCGGGCGGCGTGGTCACCATCGTGGTATTCGCCATCGTGGTCACCGAGCGACTGGTCGGCGACCGCAT contains:
- a CDS encoding NADH-quinone oxidoreductase subunit I — translated: MAPEAKPRGFAREVADLVGAVGRAMKVTLINLFRKPVTVHYPDVEREYPDRFRGVLALTYDKETGEENCIGCRLCEYICPPQVIKVEMLKAEKRNYAKTFTLELYACEFCELCVQVCPTDAIIMMKSFDVATADRRELLFDKDRLHAVGLQFPASWATGNLLRNMQSPPKAAKAEHGKAAGGTE
- a CDS encoding NADH-quinone oxidoreductase subunit J; translated protein: MTLEPIAFAALAVLLIGSAVAVVLTKNLFHSVLWLALTLTGTAGVFLSLDAEFLAAVQLLLYAGGVVTIVVFAIVVTERLVGDRITQTSRQLVNGFIISGAVLVGVLSFVLRSPAWGPRPPLAGDLTKAIGQLVLTRFVLPFELLAILFFAALLGAIYFARPDE